A window of the Helianthus annuus cultivar XRQ/B chromosome 4, HanXRQr2.0-SUNRISE, whole genome shotgun sequence genome harbors these coding sequences:
- the LOC110936266 gene encoding peroxidase N1 — protein MEALSPNRKPTLLVVLLATLITMAVGQGTRLGFYRTSCPRVESIVQSAVQSAIRSNPAMAPGLLRMFFHDCFVNGCDASILLDGSSSEKTAPPNSLLRGFEVIDAAKTQLETACPGVVSCADILALAARDSVVQTGGTGWPVPLGRRDGLVSRAADTLNLPAFNDPVGVQIRKFTDKGLNTQDLVALSGAHTIGTAACALFSYRLYNYNNTNGPDPTIDPAFLPTLRNLCPNGGDGSRRVDLDPASVGRFDNSYYANLRNRRGVLESDAALWNDPTTQRFVNRFLGVRGLLGLTFNVEFGRSMIKMGNIQVKTGTQGEIRRVCSATN, from the exons ATGGAGGCTCTTTCTCCTAACAGAAAACCTACGTTGTTGGTTGTGTTGTTAGCCACCTTAATAACCATGGCAGTAGGACAAGGCACACGACTTGGATTCTATCGGACCTCATGCCCAAGAGTGGAATCCATCGTGCAGTCTGCGGTCCAGTCTGCTATCCGCTCCAACCCTGCCATGGCACCCGGTTTACTAAGAATGTTCTTTCACGACTGCTTTGTTAATGGCTGCGACGCCTCTATTCTACTCGACGGTTCTTCTTCTGAAAAAACCGCTCCCCCAAACTCGTTGTTGAGAGGCTTTGAAGTCATTGATGCCGCAAAGACACAGCTGGAAACCGCGTGTCCTGGGGTGGTTTCTTGTGCTGACATTCTTGCCCTCGCTGCCCGTGATTCTGTTGTCCAG ACCGGAGGAACGGGCTGGCCAGTGCCATTAGGTCGCAGAGATGGATTAGTTTCACGTGCAGCGGATACG TTA AACCTGCCTGCATTCAACGACCCTGTTGGTGTCCAAATCAGGAAGTTTACTGACAAAGGTCTTAACACCCAAGATCTTGTCGCTCTTAGTG GAGCGCATACAATTGGGACAGCAGCGTGCGCATTATTTAGCTACAGGCTATACAACTATAACAACACCAATGGACCGGACCCGACTATCGACCCTGCATTCCTTCCCACGCTTCGAAACTTGTGCCCCAACGGTGGAGATGGCTCGAGACGTGTGGATTTAGACCCAGCAAGCGTTGGCAGATTCGACAATTCATACTACGCAAACTTGAGGAATAGGCGGGGAGTACTTGAATCCGATGCTGCTTTATGGAATGACCCGACAACACAAAGGTTTGTGAACCGGTTTCTTGGAGTTAGGGGACTGCTTGGATTGACATTCAATGTTGAGTTCGGCAGATCGATGATTAAGATGGGTAATATTCAAGTGAAAACCGGTACTCAAGGAGAAATCCGGAGGGTTTGCAGTGCTACTAATTGA